The genomic DNA AACTCGATAAGACCCTCTGGAATCAAAACAACACCGAAGTCGTTACCCTGCTCTGCGCGATAAGCAACAACACCAGCAATATACTCAACGATATCGTTCAATGTCTGATCCTTAGCCTCAATCTCCTCAGATACTAAGCAGATGTTTGGCTGTGTCTGCAAAGCACACTCAAGAGCAATGTGAGAAGCAGAACGACCCATCAACTTGATAAAATGCCAGTACTTACGAGCAGAGTTACAGTCACGCTCAATATTACCGATAAGCTCTGAATAAGTCTTAGTTGCTGTATCAAAACCGAAAGAAGTCTCAATCTGATCGTTCTTCAAGTCACCATCGATAGTCTTAGGACAACCGATAACCTGAACGCCATACTGCTTAGCAGCATAGTACTCAGCCAATACACAAGCATTGGTGTTTGAGTCGTCACCACCGATGATTACAACAGCCTTGATATCCAACTGACGAATAATCTCAAGACCCTTCTCAAACTGCTCTTCCTTTTCAAGCTTTGTTCTACCTGAACCAATCATATCGAAACCACCAGTGTTGCGATAAGCCTGAAGATTCTCAGCTGTAATCTCAATGTAGTTGTGATCAACAAGACCACCAGGACCCATAAGGAAACCATAAAGGCGATTCTCTGGGTTCAACTTCTTAACCTCATCAAAGAGACCAGAAATAACGTTGTGACCACCAGGAGCCTGACCACCTGAGAGGATAATACCAACATTAATCTTAGCATTGTTAGCTGAATCAGCTGGAACAAACTCAACGAGAGGCATTCCGTAAGTATTAGGGAATAACTTCTTGATGTCCTCCTGATTGTCAACACTCTGTGTAGGAGCACCTTCCTGCACCTTTACTGCACCCTGAAGAGCCTTAGGCAACTTTGGCTGATAGCCTGCTCTTTCCTTCTGCAATGCGCTAATTTCCATCTGTTTAATTTAAATGATTTAAATATAATAATCTGTTTAATATCTTTTGTCTACTAAAACAATGCAAACGAGAACAAAGGAAGTTTACTTCAACTTTGTCGAATGTAGCTTATTTTCTGCAAAATTACCTTTTTTCTCCGATAAAAGAAAAGAAAAGAAGCTAAATTAAAATTTTAACTCTATTTTTATGTAAGAAAGCTTTGCTTTTCTATTTTTTATTTATCTTTGAACGTTAATATGTAGAATATAGCTATTTAGGATTAATATGAGTAACAAAAGAGATTTGAAACGCACCATTAATTACATTTGTGGTGATTTGTTCACAGAGGGCATCGCAGCATCTCTCTATGGTGAAAATCGTGATAATGACAATACTGAGGCTATCCTCACGGCTATCTTGGTAATGCACAGCAACTACATCAGACGCGTGTCTCATGTTCAACCAGGTATGCCGGCCAAAGTCTATTTTAAAGACTTAAAGGATAAGTTCAGCAAAGAAGTCAATGAGATTATTGACCAACTCAATAACCTTGCATAATGTTACAGGCTATATCTAAGTGGCTTCTTTATAAATTTATGGGGTGGAAGAAAGATGTTAGGTTTACCTTACCTGACAAAGCTATCATTTGTCTTGCACCTCATACAAGTAATTATGATTTCATAATAGGACAACTTTATGTTAGGGCTGAACAACAGAAAAGTAACTTCTTGATGAAAAAGGAATGGTTTTTCTGGCCGCTTGGTGCTATCTTTCGTAAACTTGGTGGTATCCCTGTATGGCGTGATAAGAAGACGAGTATGACTGACAGATTAGCCGAATATGCAATGAAGGCTGACAAGTTTCAACTCTGTATTACTCCTGAAGGAACCCGGAGTTTAAACCCTGACTGGAAGAAAGGTTTTTACTATATAGCGTTAAAAGCACAACTGCCTATCTTTCTCTTTGGTTTAGATTATGAAAGGAAGCTCATTGAGTGCTCAAAAGTGATAACACCATCAGGTGACGTAGAAAAGGATATGAAGGAAATCAAATTGTATTACAAAGACTTTAAGGGTAAACATCCTGAATTGTTTACGATTGGAAAATTAAACGAATAATGAAGATAAAATTGCTGTGTACCACACTTCTTGCATTGTTGTTTACAAACACTTTTGCACAAGTAGGTAAGTCAACATGGGGAAAAACTAATTATGAAGATGCGCCATGGGTGAAGAATATTTCTCGCCCTAATGAAATCACAGAGGGATTACAGAACAGACATCTTTCAGTTTGGTCATCTCATGGAAAATATTACGATGCTAAGAAAGGAGAATGGAGATGGCAAAGACCTATTTTGTTCTGTACTACTGAGGATCTTTACACACAAACGATAGTTCTTCCTTACCTCATTCCAATGCTTGAGAATGCAGGAGCAATTGTCTTTACACCACGTGAAAGAGACTGGCAAAAGAATGAGATTATAGTTGATAACGACAGTCGTATCGACTATAAAGAAGAAAGTATGAAGAAGAAGTGGACAACTACTTCCACTAAAGGCTTTGCTCTACATTATGGAAGCTATAACGATGGTGAGAATCCATTTACAGCAGGTACGGCTCGACAGGTTAAAGCAAGAAAACGTAACAGTAAAATAAATTCTGTTGTTTATCAACCAACATTCCCTGAGGCTGGTCGTTATGCCGTTTATGTAAGTTATCAGACACAAAAGAAGAGCGTCGAAGCAGCAGAATATATTGTTTTCCATAAAGGGCAAGAAACACATTTTTGTGTGAACCAACGTATGGGTGGTGGCACATGGGTTTATCTTGGTACATTTGACTTTGACAAGGGTAATAGCATTAATAACTCTGTTGTATTGACTAATCATAGTACTCACAGAGGAATTGTTACCACTGATGCTGTTCGTTTTGGTAGCGGTATGGGTAATATTGTTCGTGGTGGAATGGTGAGTGGTATGCCACGTTTCCTTGAAGGAGCAAGATACTCGGCACAATGGTTTGGCGCACCGTGGAGTGTTGTCAGCAAGAGCAATGGCTCTAATGACTATAACGATGATATCAACTGTCGCTCATTGATGACAAATTGGCTTGCAGGAGGATCGTGTTATTTGCCTGAAAAAAAAGATGGTAAGAAGGTGCCTATCGAGCTTACCTTGGCTATCCACAGCGATGCTGGAGTAAAAGCTGATGATAGTTTTGTAGGTACTTTAGGAATCTGTACAACACAAAATGGTAACAACACATTAGGAGATGGGCTTTCACGAACTGTTTCAAAGACCTTTGCAGAACAGTTGGTAGCCAATGTTAAGAAGGATTTAGACAGAACTTTCCACATGAATTGGACTACACGGTCTGTGTGGGATCGTAACTACAGTGAGACGCGACTCCCCGAAGTTCCATCTGCGATCCTTGAAACTCTCTCCCATCAGAACTTCCCTGATATTAAGTTAGGGCAAGACCCTAATTTCAAGTTTACGCTGGCTCGTTCTGTCTATAAAACTATCTTGAAGTATGAAGCAAATATGCATGGTAAGAATTATACTGTACAACCCCTTGCCCCACAAAACTTTAAGATAGAATATGTAACTTCGAAGAAGGTAAGATTACAATGGAGACCAACCACTGATGCGGGTGAGCCTACAGCAACGCCAACCTCCTACAATGTATATGTTGCAATGGGAACAAGAGGCTTTGATAATGGTAT from Prevotella melaninogenica includes the following:
- a CDS encoding fibronectin type III domain-containing protein produces the protein MKIKLLCTTLLALLFTNTFAQVGKSTWGKTNYEDAPWVKNISRPNEITEGLQNRHLSVWSSHGKYYDAKKGEWRWQRPILFCTTEDLYTQTIVLPYLIPMLENAGAIVFTPRERDWQKNEIIVDNDSRIDYKEESMKKKWTTTSTKGFALHYGSYNDGENPFTAGTARQVKARKRNSKINSVVYQPTFPEAGRYAVYVSYQTQKKSVEAAEYIVFHKGQETHFCVNQRMGGGTWVYLGTFDFDKGNSINNSVVLTNHSTHRGIVTTDAVRFGSGMGNIVRGGMVSGMPRFLEGARYSAQWFGAPWSVVSKSNGSNDYNDDINCRSLMTNWLAGGSCYLPEKKDGKKVPIELTLAIHSDAGVKADDSFVGTLGICTTQNGNNTLGDGLSRTVSKTFAEQLVANVKKDLDRTFHMNWTTRSVWDRNYSETRLPEVPSAILETLSHQNFPDIKLGQDPNFKFTLARSVYKTILKYEANMHGKNYTVQPLAPQNFKIEYVTSKKVRLQWRPTTDAGEPTATPTSYNVYVAMGTRGFDNGMNVRNPYFEIELLPGVVYNFKVTACNRGGESFPTETLSALHNEGASQSILIVNAFHRLSSPAVVNTSTEQGFDLEADPGLSYGPVAGWTGRQANFNKAMMGKEGPNALGYGGEELVGKIIAGNDFNYVKEHAEALRHAGKYNIVSCNSKAVEYGEVNLSKYAMVDLLLGNEKDDGHSLYYYKTFKPALRQQLTKYLNNRGKLFVSGSYLASDMQAVDEQDWLRNNLKISFDGANGDNYNSIVSGMGMSFDVYRTINEQHYGAYTPDNILPVDNAFSTLTYADGRTAAVAYKGTDNSVFTLSFPFECIKDATTRSSIIKGIVNFLMKK
- a CDS encoding diphosphate--fructose-6-phosphate 1-phosphotransferase gives rise to the protein MEISALQKERAGYQPKLPKALQGAVKVQEGAPTQSVDNQEDIKKLFPNTYGMPLVEFVPADSANNAKINVGIILSGGQAPGGHNVISGLFDEVKKLNPENRLYGFLMGPGGLVDHNYIEITAENLQAYRNTGGFDMIGSGRTKLEKEEQFEKGLEIIRQLDIKAVVIIGGDDSNTNACVLAEYYAAKQYGVQVIGCPKTIDGDLKNDQIETSFGFDTATKTYSELIGNIERDCNSARKYWHFIKLMGRSASHIALECALQTQPNICLVSEEIEAKDQTLNDIVEYIAGVVAYRAEQGNDFGVVLIPEGLIEFIPAIGRLIQELNDLLAAHGADYLNLDKDAQRKYILEHLSAENKATFETLPEGVARQLSLDRDPHGNVQVSLIETEKLISEMVAAKLDQWKKEGKYTGKFSPLHHFFGYEGRCAAPSNFDADYCYALGSSAAQLIANGKTGYMAIVKNTTAGTDQWKAGGVPITMMMNMERRNGEMKPVIRKALVELDGAPFKTFAAQREKWAKETCYIYPGPIQYWGPSSVCDQTTKTLELEQAK
- a CDS encoding 1-acyl-sn-glycerol-3-phosphate acyltransferase, with amino-acid sequence MLQAISKWLLYKFMGWKKDVRFTLPDKAIICLAPHTSNYDFIIGQLYVRAEQQKSNFLMKKEWFFWPLGAIFRKLGGIPVWRDKKTSMTDRLAEYAMKADKFQLCITPEGTRSLNPDWKKGFYYIALKAQLPIFLFGLDYERKLIECSKVITPSGDVEKDMKEIKLYYKDFKGKHPELFTIGKLNE